From the Polynucleobacter sp. MWH-UH35A genome, one window contains:
- the lptC gene encoding LPS export ABC transporter periplasmic protein LptC, whose protein sequence is MQLNPQHIKLSIGRAFLRLMPLILMGALTLATFWFVQKNAPPEKSALERVRLHEPDYTIKDGALSALNELGNTKYRILGVKVTHYDDDASIDILTPRMRLFQPEKAPVTVKSDTGHLDGDLTILDLYDNASIFRPAQAASASQPATLRMLASSSYFKVLINDDIVETDRPITLEQGMSIMHSTEGGVFNNIEQSMVLNGQVKGRIERAPRSNP, encoded by the coding sequence ATGCAACTAAACCCTCAACACATCAAACTCAGTATTGGTCGCGCCTTTTTGCGTCTCATGCCGTTGATTCTGATGGGGGCACTCACACTGGCAACTTTTTGGTTTGTACAAAAAAATGCGCCGCCAGAAAAATCAGCGCTTGAGCGCGTGCGACTTCATGAGCCTGACTACACGATTAAGGATGGTGCGCTTTCTGCCCTTAATGAACTGGGCAACACTAAATATCGAATCCTGGGCGTCAAAGTGACCCACTATGACGATGATGCCTCTATCGATATCCTAACGCCTCGCATGCGCTTATTCCAACCCGAGAAAGCGCCGGTAACTGTCAAGTCAGATACAGGGCATCTTGATGGCGACCTCACTATCCTAGATTTATACGATAACGCCAGCATCTTTCGACCAGCTCAAGCAGCCAGCGCATCTCAACCAGCAACCTTAAGAATGCTGGCTAGTTCTAGCTATTTCAAAGTACTCATTAATGATGACATTGTTGAAACAGACAGGCCAATTACGCTTGAACAAGGAATGTCGATCATGCACTCTACTGAGGGTGGCGTGTTTAACAATATTGAACAAAGCATGGTGTTGAATGGTCAAGTCAAAGGACGCATTGAACGTGCGCCACGGAGCAATCCATAA
- a CDS encoding LptA/OstA family protein, whose amino-acid sequence MNYSLTRVTLLSYLVLGLTITSFVHAEKADQDKPVILEAEKVSVNDVKQVYDLNGQVLLIKGSIIVTGEDGHIAVDPEGYEFVDVSGTPESVASFRQRREGIPDEFMQGHGAQVTYDAKTELLTITGDASLKRLLNMQMLDQLKGWKIEYDDVKQYYRVAPPKDAKPDDLPLARAILSPRRKATLEK is encoded by the coding sequence ATGAATTACTCGCTGACTCGTGTCACTCTACTTAGCTATCTCGTACTTGGTCTCACCATCACTTCTTTTGTGCACGCTGAAAAAGCAGATCAAGATAAGCCCGTCATCTTGGAAGCAGAAAAAGTTTCTGTGAATGATGTGAAGCAAGTCTACGACCTCAATGGTCAAGTATTGCTGATTAAAGGCAGCATCATTGTGACTGGTGAAGATGGTCACATTGCAGTTGATCCAGAGGGTTATGAGTTTGTCGATGTCAGTGGCACACCTGAATCCGTCGCGAGCTTTAGGCAACGTCGTGAAGGCATCCCCGATGAATTCATGCAGGGACATGGGGCCCAAGTTACTTACGACGCCAAGACAGAACTCCTTACGATTACTGGAGATGCCAGCCTAAAGCGCCTGCTGAACATGCAAATGCTTGATCAATTGAAGGGCTGGAAAATTGAGTACGATGATGTAAAACAGTACTATCGGGTCGCGCCTCCCAAAGATGCAAAGCCAGATGATCTGCCCTTAGCCAGAGCTATCCTTTCACCAAGACGAAAAGCAACATTAGAGAAATGA
- the lptB gene encoding LPS export ABC transporter ATP-binding protein: MTSDLTQASNVPTLSAHNLQKRYGSRTVVRDVSVQVRCGEVVGLLGPNGAGKTTSFYMIVGLVPLDGGNIVLDGTDITHLPIHERARMGLSYLPQEASVFRKLNVAENIQAVLELQVQGGKPLSKAEIASRLDELLGELQISHLRNNPALSLSGGERRRVEIARALASQPKFILLDEPFAGVDPIAVGEIQRIVRFLRDRQIGVLITDHNVRETLGICDHAYIISEGSVLAEGKPDQIIQNDAVRRVYLGENFRM; this comes from the coding sequence ATGACATCGGATCTAACTCAAGCCAGCAATGTACCAACGCTCAGCGCCCATAACTTACAAAAACGTTATGGCTCAAGAACTGTGGTTCGCGATGTATCTGTACAAGTTCGATGCGGAGAAGTTGTAGGCTTGCTCGGCCCCAATGGAGCAGGCAAAACCACTTCGTTCTACATGATTGTTGGACTAGTTCCGCTAGATGGTGGAAATATTGTTTTGGATGGCACCGACATCACACATCTGCCCATTCATGAACGCGCACGTATGGGTCTATCTTATCTACCGCAAGAGGCTTCCGTGTTTAGAAAGCTAAATGTCGCTGAAAATATCCAAGCCGTTCTAGAGCTTCAAGTTCAAGGTGGCAAACCCCTCAGCAAAGCCGAGATCGCCAGTCGTTTAGATGAGCTTTTGGGGGAGCTCCAAATTAGCCACCTACGCAATAATCCAGCCCTTTCTCTTTCAGGTGGAGAGCGCAGGCGAGTAGAAATTGCCAGGGCTTTAGCTTCCCAGCCAAAATTTATCTTGCTAGATGAACCTTTTGCTGGAGTTGACCCTATTGCCGTTGGGGAAATTCAAAGGATTGTGCGTTTCTTGCGCGACCGTCAAATTGGGGTCCTCATTACCGACCATAATGTCCGCGAAACCCTAGGCATCTGCGATCATGCTTACATCATCAGCGAAGGCAGCGTATTGGCCGAAGGGAAGCCAGATCAGATTATTCAGAACGATGCAGTCAGAAGAGTCTATCTGGGCGAAAACTTCCGGATGTAA
- the hpf gene encoding ribosome hibernation-promoting factor, HPF/YfiA family, with amino-acid sequence MNLKINSRHVEVTPAMRSHLEAGLAKIRKHFDHVIDASAFLVVDKAKEKDLRQSAEITIHLKGKDLFAEAHNADLYHAMDAVVDKLERQVVKHKEKIQDHHHEKHFE; translated from the coding sequence ATGAATTTGAAAATTAATAGCCGTCATGTGGAAGTTACCCCTGCCATGCGCTCTCATCTCGAGGCAGGATTGGCCAAAATTCGTAAGCACTTCGATCACGTCATTGATGCGTCCGCCTTCTTGGTAGTAGATAAGGCCAAAGAAAAGGATCTCCGTCAGAGTGCCGAGATCACGATTCACCTAAAAGGCAAGGATTTGTTCGCTGAAGCGCACAACGCAGATCTCTATCACGCCATGGATGCAGTGGTTGATAAACTCGAGCGTCAAGTTGTCAAACACAAAGAAAAAATCCAGGATCATCATCACGAAAAGCATTTTGAGTGA
- a CDS encoding PTS sugar transporter subunit IIA, whose amino-acid sequence MNALTNLFTPDCIALDVPAKSRADAFAAAGELFAKQTGIGASAVVEFLNARENLGSTALGAGVAIPHGRVKGLKSPSAAFMRLQAPIDFAAPDNDPVSVLIFLLVPEKATQQHLEILSSIAQLLSDADARQTLSTAADPVKVCELLQRWGTAK is encoded by the coding sequence ATGAATGCCCTGACTAATCTATTTACCCCCGACTGCATTGCATTGGATGTCCCTGCCAAAAGCAGGGCTGATGCATTTGCAGCCGCTGGAGAGTTGTTCGCCAAACAAACTGGTATTGGGGCAAGCGCTGTGGTTGAATTCCTCAATGCACGTGAGAATTTAGGCTCTACCGCACTCGGTGCCGGTGTAGCCATACCTCATGGCCGCGTCAAAGGCTTAAAAAGCCCTAGCGCTGCGTTTATGAGATTGCAAGCGCCAATTGATTTTGCTGCGCCTGACAATGACCCTGTGTCTGTTCTGATTTTTTTATTGGTGCCAGAAAAAGCAACTCAACAGCATCTAGAAATTTTGTCTTCGATTGCCCAGCTCCTATCTGATGCCGACGCTCGTCAGACTCTATCCACCGCAGCAGACCCTGTGAAAGTTTGCGAACTGTTACAACGCTGGGGCACAGCAAAATGA
- the hprK gene encoding HPr(Ser) kinase/phosphatase, whose protein sequence is MTQPLLLDGVTAQQIFDDNVSELKLSWIGGLEGADRTFPPEAVKAAAASSDLVGHLNLIHPSRIQIFGEQEVDYHAALEPKQRQEQIASLISKTPPCVIVADGKSADSDLQLFCQRSSTPLFTTAISAAEVIDHLRTYLTKIGAPQITMHGVFMDILGLGVLLTGESGLGKSELGLELISRGHGLVADDAVDFARLGPDYIEGRCPVILRNLLEVRGLGLLDIRTIFGETAVRRKLKLRLIVQLVRRTDGEFERLPLEAQHVDVLGIPIRTVKIQVAAGRNLAVLVEAAVRNTILQLRGIDTLKEFIERQRIQMNAEADNIKSQGRLL, encoded by the coding sequence ATGACACAGCCATTACTCTTAGACGGAGTAACTGCTCAGCAGATTTTTGATGACAATGTTTCAGAATTAAAACTATCTTGGATAGGCGGCCTTGAAGGTGCCGACCGCACTTTTCCGCCTGAGGCAGTTAAAGCTGCCGCTGCCAGCTCAGACTTAGTAGGTCACTTAAACCTCATTCACCCGAGCCGAATTCAAATCTTTGGCGAACAAGAAGTTGACTACCACGCTGCTCTAGAGCCAAAACAAAGACAAGAGCAAATTGCAAGTCTAATATCGAAGACGCCACCTTGTGTCATTGTGGCCGATGGTAAAAGCGCAGATTCAGACTTGCAATTATTCTGCCAGCGCTCCTCAACACCTTTATTCACCACGGCAATTTCTGCTGCGGAAGTCATTGACCATTTACGCACTTACCTCACCAAAATTGGTGCACCTCAAATCACAATGCATGGTGTCTTTATGGACATCTTGGGTTTAGGCGTCCTCCTCACCGGTGAATCTGGCCTTGGCAAAAGTGAATTAGGTCTCGAATTGATTTCTCGTGGGCACGGATTAGTAGCAGACGATGCCGTTGACTTTGCACGTCTCGGACCCGATTACATCGAAGGTCGCTGCCCCGTAATCTTACGCAACCTCCTTGAAGTTCGTGGCCTAGGCTTATTAGATATTCGTACGATCTTTGGTGAAACTGCAGTGCGCCGCAAATTAAAGCTGCGGCTGATTGTTCAATTGGTTCGCAGGACCGATGGTGAATTTGAGCGCCTGCCTTTGGAGGCCCAGCATGTTGATGTTTTGGGTATTCCTATTCGTACAGTCAAAATTCAGGTTGCTGCAGGCCGCAACTTGGCGGTATTAGTTGAGGCAGCTGTGCGCAATACGATTTTGCAATTGCGCGGCATCGACACCTTAAAAGAGTTTATTGAGCGTCAACGCATTCAGATGAATGCCGAAGCAGACAATATCAAGTCACAAGGTCGCTTACTTTAA